The following are from one region of the Stanieria cyanosphaera PCC 7437 genome:
- the gatB gene encoding Asp-tRNA(Asn)/Glu-tRNA(Gln) amidotransferase subunit GatB — MTTAAPKKIEYEAIIGLETHCQLNTETKIFSSESTKFDPDNPNTNISPICLGYPGVLPVLNEKVLEYAVKAGLALNCTIAPYSKFDRKQYFYPDLPKNYQISQFDLPIAEHGWLEIEIAEKPNSEPIRKRIGITRLHMEEDAGKLTHGGSDRLSGSTYSLVDFNRAGIPLLEIVSEPDLRSGKEAAEYAQELRRIMLYLGISDGKMQEGSLRCDVNISIRPVGQTEFGTKVEIKNMNSFSAIQKAIDYEIERQIEAVENGEPIIQETRLWEEGSGRTISMRSKEGSSDYRYFPEPDLPPIEVSNTQLETWKAELPELPASKRHRYESELGLSAYDARVLTDDRSVAEYFETAVSGGADAKQAANWIMGDIAAYLKNSGLNITEIALKPENLAELIQLIDKGTISGKIGKDILPELLTKGGSVQKLVESKGLIQISDTGELEKIIDEVIAANPNELAKFRSGKTNLKGFFVGQVMKKTSGRADPKLTNQLLDQKLPG, encoded by the coding sequence ATGACTACTGCTGCACCGAAAAAGATAGAATACGAAGCAATCATTGGCTTAGAAACTCATTGTCAACTGAATACTGAAACCAAAATCTTTAGCAGCGAATCTACCAAGTTCGATCCAGATAATCCTAATACCAACATCTCTCCTATTTGTTTAGGATATCCTGGGGTACTGCCTGTTTTGAATGAAAAAGTTCTCGAATATGCTGTTAAAGCAGGTTTAGCTCTTAACTGTACCATTGCACCTTATAGCAAATTTGACCGTAAACAGTATTTTTATCCCGATTTACCGAAAAATTATCAAATTTCCCAATTCGATCTGCCTATTGCCGAACATGGTTGGCTAGAAATTGAAATTGCGGAGAAACCTAATTCTGAACCAATTAGAAAAAGAATTGGCATCACTCGTCTACACATGGAAGAAGATGCAGGGAAATTAACTCACGGAGGAAGTGACAGACTTTCTGGTTCGACTTATTCCTTAGTAGATTTTAATCGTGCTGGTATTCCGTTGCTCGAAATTGTTTCCGAACCAGATTTACGTTCGGGCAAAGAAGCAGCAGAATACGCTCAAGAATTACGTCGCATTATGCTTTATTTGGGTATTAGCGACGGTAAGATGCAAGAAGGTTCTCTGCGCTGCGATGTCAATATTTCTATTCGTCCTGTCGGTCAAACAGAATTTGGGACTAAAGTAGAAATTAAGAATATGAATTCTTTTAGTGCCATTCAAAAAGCGATCGATTACGAAATTGAACGTCAAATAGAAGCAGTTGAAAACGGCGAACCAATTATCCAAGAAACTCGTCTGTGGGAAGAAGGTTCTGGACGCACAATTAGTATGCGTTCTAAAGAAGGTTCTAGTGATTATCGTTATTTTCCCGAACCAGATTTACCACCAATTGAAGTTTCAAATACTCAACTAGAAACTTGGAAAGCGGAACTACCAGAGTTGCCAGCAAGTAAAAGACATCGTTATGAGTCAGAATTAGGATTATCTGCTTATGATGCGAGAGTTTTAACTGACGATCGCTCTGTGGCAGAATATTTTGAAACTGCGGTAAGTGGGGGTGCGGATGCCAAACAAGCAGCTAATTGGATCATGGGTGATATTGCTGCATATTTAAAGAATAGTGGTTTAAATATTACAGAAATTGCTCTCAAACCTGAAAATTTGGCTGAATTAATTCAATTAATTGACAAAGGTACTATTAGCGGAAAAATTGGCAAGGATATCTTACCAGAACTTTTAACCAAAGGTGGTTCAGTTCAAAAATTAGTCGAAAGCAAGGGATTAATTCAAATTTCTGATACGGGAGAGTTGGAAAAAATTATTGATGAGGTAATAGCTGCTAACCCCAACGAATTAGCTAAATTCCGTAGTGGAAAAACTAACCTTAAAGGTTTCTTTGTCGGACAGGTGATGAAGAAAACCAGTGGACGTGCAGATCCCAAATTAACCAATCAATTACTAGACCAAAAATTACCAGGGTAA
- a CDS encoding SufE family protein: MSSMTTPLPPNLERIVERFKRRSNPKQRYEQLLWYAKKLPAMPEEDKIPENKVNGCVSQVYITANLENGKIRYQGDSDAQLVKGLVALLIEGLDGLTPEEIIQVTPDFIEETGLKVSLTPSRANGFYNIFQMMKKKALGFHLGMSA; encoded by the coding sequence ATCTCGTCTATGACCACACCTCTGCCTCCAAATTTAGAACGAATTGTCGAACGTTTTAAACGTCGTTCTAATCCAAAACAGCGTTATGAGCAATTGCTTTGGTATGCCAAAAAATTGCCAGCCATGCCAGAAGAAGATAAAATTCCAGAGAATAAAGTTAATGGCTGCGTTTCTCAGGTATACATTACTGCTAATTTGGAAAATGGAAAAATTAGGTATCAGGGAGATTCTGATGCCCAATTAGTGAAGGGTTTAGTTGCACTACTTATTGAAGGGTTAGACGGTTTAACTCCTGAAGAAATAATTCAAGTAACTCCAGACTTTATCGAAGAAACAGGTTTAAAAGTGAGTTTAACTCCCTCACGAGCTAATGGTTTTTATAACATTTTTCAAATGATGAAGAAAAAAGCTTTAGGATTTCATTTGGGAATGTCTGCTTAA
- a CDS encoding glucose-1-phosphate adenylyltransferase gives MKRVLAIILGGGAGTRLYPLTKLRAKPAVPLASKYRLIDIPVSNCINSEIQKIYVLTQFNSASLNRHLNRSYIFSGFSEGFVEVLSAQQTAEGFRWFQGTADAVRQYLNLLEEWDIDEYLILSGDHLYRMDYSEFIQRHRDTKADITLSVVPIDEKPASSFGLMKIDSQGRVIDFSEKPKGEALKNMQVDTTVLGLTPEEAKQKPYIASMGIYIFKKDVLVDLLKRNLEQTDFGKEIIPAAAKNHNVQAYLFNGYWEDIGTIEAFYHANLALTQQPQPPFSFYDEKAPIYTRSRYLPPSKMLNCQVSESMIGEGCILKNCRIHHSVLGVRTRIESDCIIEDTLLMGSDFYEPFAERNSGLSEGRIPVGIGEGSTIRRAIIDKNARIGRNVQIINKEGIEEAERESEGFYIRSGIVVVLKNATIPDGTII, from the coding sequence GTGAAAAGAGTATTAGCCATAATTCTTGGAGGAGGCGCGGGTACTCGTCTTTATCCATTAACTAAATTAAGAGCAAAACCAGCAGTACCATTAGCTAGTAAATACCGCCTAATAGATATTCCTGTTAGTAATTGTATTAACTCAGAAATTCAAAAAATCTATGTTTTGACTCAATTCAATTCGGCTTCTTTAAACCGACATCTCAATCGAAGTTATATTTTTTCTGGCTTCAGCGAAGGGTTTGTCGAAGTGCTATCAGCACAGCAAACTGCTGAGGGCTTTCGTTGGTTTCAAGGTACAGCCGATGCAGTAAGGCAATACTTAAATCTTTTAGAAGAGTGGGATATTGATGAATATTTAATTCTCTCAGGAGATCATCTTTATCGAATGGATTATAGTGAATTCATTCAACGTCATCGAGATACTAAGGCTGATATTACTTTGTCTGTTGTGCCGATTGATGAAAAACCTGCCTCTAGTTTTGGTTTGATGAAGATTGATTCTCAAGGTAGAGTAATTGACTTTAGCGAAAAACCGAAAGGAGAAGCACTCAAAAATATGCAGGTAGATACTACCGTTTTGGGGTTGACACCTGAAGAAGCGAAACAAAAACCCTATATTGCTTCTATGGGGATTTACATATTTAAAAAAGACGTTTTGGTGGATTTACTCAAACGAAACTTAGAACAAACGGATTTTGGCAAAGAAATTATTCCTGCTGCTGCTAAAAATCATAATGTTCAAGCTTATCTTTTTAATGGTTATTGGGAAGATATCGGAACTATAGAAGCTTTTTATCACGCAAATTTGGCTTTAACTCAGCAGCCTCAGCCACCTTTTAGTTTTTATGATGAGAAAGCTCCCATTTACACCCGTTCTCGTTATTTGCCGCCAAGTAAAATGCTCAATTGCCAGGTGAGTGAATCCATGATTGGTGAGGGTTGTATTCTCAAAAATTGTCGAATTCATCATTCTGTGTTAGGAGTTCGGACTCGAATTGAATCTGACTGTATCATTGAAGATACTCTCCTGATGGGTTCTGATTTCTATGAACCTTTTGCCGAAAGAAATTCTGGTTTAAGCGAGGGACGTATACCTGTCGGAATTGGTGAAGGCAGTACAATTCGGCGAGCGATTATTGATAAAAATGCTCGGATTGGGCGTAACGTGCAGATTATTAATAAAGAGGGCATTGAAGAGGCAGAAAGAGAAAGCGAAGGTTTTTATATTCGTAGCGGTATAGTTGTAGTTTTAAAAAATGCCACTATCCCCGATGGAACAATAATCTAA
- a CDS encoding transcriptional repressor, with translation MPHYNATSLKAELNAKGWRMTPQREKILHVFQNLPKGNHLSAEELHGLLDNRGESISLSTIYRSVKLMTRMGILRELELAEGHKHYELNQPYPHHHHHIVCIQCNNTIEFKDDSILKHSLKQCEKEGFQLIDCQLTVMTICPEALRMGWPSALPSNWCCTRAISGGKKLQTQ, from the coding sequence ATGCCTCATTACAATGCAACTTCTCTCAAAGCTGAATTGAACGCTAAAGGTTGGCGGATGACACCTCAGCGAGAAAAAATTTTACACGTTTTTCAAAATTTACCCAAGGGAAATCATCTAAGCGCAGAAGAACTACACGGTTTGTTGGACAATCGAGGAGAGTCTATCAGTCTATCAACAATTTACCGTAGCGTAAAATTAATGACACGAATGGGAATTCTCCGAGAATTAGAATTAGCCGAAGGACACAAACACTATGAATTAAATCAACCCTATCCTCATCATCACCATCATATTGTTTGTATTCAATGTAACAACACCATTGAATTTAAAGATGATTCAATCTTAAAACACAGTCTCAAACAATGTGAAAAAGAAGGATTTCAACTCATTGACTGTCAGTTGACAGTAATGACTATTTGTCCAGAAGCATTGAGAATGGGATGGCCATCTGCTTTGCCTAGTAACTGGTGTTGTACTCGTGCTATTTCTGGAGGTAAAAAATTACAAACCCAATAG